A portion of the Rubeoparvulum massiliense genome contains these proteins:
- a CDS encoding zf-HC2 domain-containing protein, with the protein MNCKQVKIIIQQSLDGSITELQKRQVEEHCQQCAHCQEYYVSLHRLDQLLEQLPPVKPSYSLVDRVMERIEGEELGATLEWGEHISQVKSNRTSWKNMFYYHRSKVLAFGVSAALLFLFLANPLFHGVVEEKSVADQRNAPSVAQWIATSDWKSLLRHSEKSEYNPNLLQYHVEYEQRPEFNADEMKMLNDEPIILWSRMSENETYEMQLILDGDFQYVQLVRNDNIFFYSHPLPKEACVIIAETSKRTLRYEVSQMDPITNHQMSEDWKIDVVTLEEVRIH; encoded by the coding sequence GTGAACTGTAAACAAGTCAAAATAATAATACAACAGAGTCTTGATGGTTCAATCACAGAGCTTCAAAAACGTCAAGTCGAAGAACATTGCCAACAGTGCGCCCATTGTCAAGAATATTACGTTAGTCTCCACCGTCTTGATCAGTTATTAGAGCAGCTGCCCCCTGTAAAGCCATCCTATTCCCTTGTGGATCGAGTGATGGAACGCATCGAAGGTGAGGAATTGGGGGCTACTCTTGAATGGGGAGAGCATATCTCACAAGTGAAGAGTAACAGAACAAGTTGGAAGAACATGTTCTACTATCACCGAAGTAAGGTACTAGCCTTCGGCGTTAGTGCAGCTTTACTCTTCCTCTTTCTTGCAAATCCACTATTCCATGGGGTAGTGGAGGAAAAATCCGTAGCAGATCAACGAAATGCTCCATCGGTTGCCCAATGGATTGCAACAAGTGACTGGAAGAGCCTACTTCGTCATTCAGAGAAGTCTGAATATAACCCGAATTTACTGCAATACCATGTTGAGTATGAACAACGTCCTGAATTTAATGCTGATGAGATGAAAATGCTTAATGATGAACCCATTATTCTTTGGTCGCGGATGTCTGAAAATGAAACCTATGAGATGCAGCTTATTCTCGACGGGGACTTCCAGTATGTTCAGCTTGTTCGGAATGATAATATATTTTTTTACTCTCATCCTCTTCCTAAAGAGGCCTGTGTAATTATTGCAGAAACCTCTAAACGAACACTTCGTTATGAAGTGAGTCAAATGGATCCAATCACCAACCATCAAATGAGCGAGGATTGGAAGATTGATGTGGTTACGCTAGAAGAGGTTCGTATTCATTAA
- a CDS encoding RNA polymerase sigma factor has translation MPDLELIEAAKRGDQAAMVQILQHLELPLYRTAYYLLGNEDDASDATQEALIKIYKKLHTYQEKASLETWAQRIVRNVCMDFFRKKKDEISLDMDVPDNHKGLQIEGQIENRLVYQDLQEAVMQLRPAYREVIVLRYIQDYSYQEIADTLCLPMNTVKSYLFRARQELHLWLKEYDQGGGKR, from the coding sequence GTGCCTGACTTAGAACTCATTGAGGCTGCAAAACGAGGCGATCAGGCCGCAATGGTTCAGATACTACAACACTTAGAACTTCCTCTTTACCGTACGGCCTATTATCTACTAGGCAATGAAGATGATGCCTCTGATGCAACTCAAGAAGCATTGATCAAAATCTATAAGAAGTTACATACTTACCAAGAGAAAGCGAGTCTGGAAACATGGGCACAACGGATAGTCCGAAATGTCTGTATGGATTTCTTCCGCAAGAAGAAGGATGAAATCTCTCTCGATATGGATGTTCCCGATAACCATAAAGGCCTACAGATTGAGGGGCAGATCGAGAACCGTCTCGTCTATCAAGATTTACAAGAAGCGGTGATGCAATTACGTCCTGCTTATCGGGAAGTGATTGTCCTAAGATATATTCAGGACTACTCCTATCAAGAGATTGCTGACACATTATGCCTACCGATGAACACAGTGAAGTCCTATCTTTTTCGAGCACGTCAAGAACTACATCTATGGTTGAAAGAGTATGATCAAGGTGGTGGCAAACGGTGA